TGCTGTTTTGGATCTCAGTTTTGTCATCTGTCAAATGGACTTTTGTGACTGTATACAATATGAGGCACTTAGAGATGACCAAAGTTTGGGATTTGGCAGCAGACCTACAGGCTCACCGGATcagccttccttctccttttgtgAGCATCCGGAATTAGGGTGAGGAATTAGGTGGCTGTGTTAACCTCACCCATATTTCCAGGGGGCATCTAAGTCTCCTATCAAAGGGAGTCACGATTATAAGTTGTGACTCCTGTCCCTCACCCGTATCCTGGCAGACTATACTGTGTCAGGATTTAGCCTCATGAGACTAGGTGAGTCTCTGTATAAAACAGAGGAGAGACTTGTATGGAGCTTCCAACTTTGTGATTTGTGCATCTTCAAAGccctacacagagagagagagacacagacagacaccacacacacacacacacacacacacacatacacacacacacactaaaaataacaataccaaatagaaaacaccaaacaacaacaaaaaaaacaaacaaacctaaataAGTGTCTGATCCTGAGGAAAGTGGAGGCCCCTGTACAGAAGACTGCCTGTTCTTGGGGGTGTTTATAAATGCCCCTTACATTCAGTGTCTCAGTGTCCTGAATCACACAAGACCCAGCCAAGCCTACAAACCATCCATGAGTCTTCATTCAACTTGAGTTCAGATGGATGGAGAAAGCCGGGAAATGCCAAATCATATGTTTAAACAGTTGAGAGGAAACCGGACTCAGTCAGGATCCAGGGCCCTGGATTTAGCTGGGGTGAATTTTCCTTCTCTGGGATTTCCTGTTCCTTTTCTGGATGTTCCTATCTACCCCACGCTCCTTGGCAGTTGGTTTAAAGACCATCACACTGCGGTGAAAGAAAGCCTTACACAGACTTGGGCTTAGCTGTTAAAATATCACCCACTGCTGATTTGTATGGATCCAACACTAGGTTTATAGACATAGGCTCCCAGGCTCTGTCAGTCCCATCTTTCAGTGGAAAAGGACCAAACGGTAAGACTAAGTTTAAAGGCGCATCCACACCCAACAACCACTTAGGGAAGCAAGCCACAGGGGGAGCAGAGCTGCTCAGGAGTCAAAAAGGGCTGCATCCTTAAACGTAACATGAGTGAACGTAACATGAGTGAACGAGTGAACCCAAAGGCCTCATGCAATGTTTTTAGACTGCAGTTAAAActtcacaaattttaaaatgtaaattatctgGTAATCTTGATTGCACAGGATGGGGGGCCAGCAAGGAAGAGACAATGGGTTGGGATTAGATAACTAACTTAGGGCTAAAATTCCAGGAAGTTTTTGTTGATCTGGGCCTCTATGTTGTTACTCTTTAGCTCAAATCTAAATCTTTATCTTCCTATTACGGTggaatggacatttttttttctactttgtcaTTTTTACAGTTGTAATTTTTACCGCTTTTATCCAATAGAGCTGGTTAGATTGGCAGCTCTTAGCACTGAGATGAAACTACTGGGAGGGCCCGGTGGGTCCTGTTTTGTTTATTCTAACAGAGCAGTCTTTGATCTAAACATATTTCCTGGGGTCTGGACCAGATGACCTAATTCCTGTCTTATCCTTTTCCACGACTCTGTGCATCTCAGATTGCTGCCTTACCGAGGGACCCTTTGAATtcactttctgttcctttccCACTTTGTTCCCCTCTCCGAGCTTTGTTTCATTTGGGGTAGAGTGTGTAACTCCAAGCAAAGAACCCACCGCTGTGTTTTCCTAACAGAACTGCTAAGTTTTAACAGAGTGGGAgcgcttttccttttttttttttttcttttatgcatcTCTTTCTTGACATGCGCTACATGCCAAAAACAATAAGCAAATAACCTACAGCCAGAAGTCCACGTTAACTGCAAATCACTTCGGACTTTCTGtttgaacacttttaaaaaacaaatatataactttaaaatgcCGTTGCCTCCCTCTGCCCTAACAGTCGTTTGTTAGGCTCAATCTGAACTGAGAAGCGAgtatggggggtgggagggagacaaAGCCCAAAGCTAGCTAGCTTCCGTTTATCTCCAGTTGATTTTCGATGCCCTTCCTCCCAACTTCCTACCTCCGCCTCACAGACTCCCCACCTGAGGAGCTTTAGGTAGCATCCGCCAGCAAAGGTGGTAGCTTTCTTTTCCTACCCAGGTCCTTGTCAATCAACTGCTTTTCCAAGAGTGTTTTCCGGGAAGGGAGGCCcgtattgggggaggggaggagaaggggtggAGAGACTCGTAAAGCAATTAGAGGGAAAGACACACGGGATTAAAAAGCAAATATAAGTCCTTAAAGTCGGTACATTTTGGTCCATTGGCACCGCTAAACTTTTAGGCATATTTACAATTCCCATCTAAGAAAAATGGAACCTAAGTGAGTATTTTTGGTTTAAAACTTTCGTGAACTCAACAGTCGTAGCAGTCTGCAGCGACCCTTCTTAGTTCAGATAACCTGGTTTCAACTAGGTTGTCCTTCAAGTTctaaaaagggaaaaggaggctCGGGTGGCAGAATCGGAGAGGAAAGATGAGCCAGGCTCCGTCTCATAGTCTGCCGGGAATCCACCCAGTTGCTTACGAATATCAATCCATATCTCTTCGGCTGGGCTGAGCTCAGACCTTGAGTGTTTATCTCCCGGCTGCCGGTGCTTTCTGGGTTTGGAATAGACCTAGAGGGGAATGGGCAGGTAGTGATCGATGCATTACAATGGTCGTCAATCGATACAGATAGGTCGGGACAAAAGGCGGGAGGAGGGGCGCACAGAGGCCGGGACCGAGATCTTATCATCGCGAGGGCCGAGGAGGCCTCCAAATATCTGACTGAACCCAAAGCAACTTCAGTTCGCCTTAACATACATGCAGAAGGCGCTATAGAAAGCTTCGAGGGATAAGAGGAGAAACCGCCTCGCAGCCCTGTGGACATCGCGCGGACCGCGGGACCTGGGGACACGGCGGGACTGCGGCAACCAGGAAGCGCGGGCCCAGCTGCAGCGCGGTGGCTGGGGAGGGTGGCAGAGGCGCTGTCACTGCCTGGTCCCTCATGGTGGCCACAGCAAGGGGATAGCCCCGACGTCCCCAGGCTTCGTGCCGAGGCCAGGAACGCCACCCCTCCTGGACAGGCGAGACCTGCGAGGAGACCGTTGTCTCACGGACAGCCGTGCGTCTGGCCTTTTAACCCAGTGATCACTCCTGAAGGGAGAGGGGGTAAAAGGCTGCAGGAAGGGTGGCGGGAAAGGACCTGGAAGTGAACGGGAACCaaggtttttatttgttctgtttccCCCAGTCGGTCCACCATTCCTGACTTTGGGGATGGGAGGGGGGCTCGCCCCGCGCGGTCAGGCCAAAGGACAAAGGCTTTCCCTGAACATCCTGGCTGGACCTGATGCCGAGTCAGCTCTTTAAAGCACCCTTGCGACTCAGGTGCTGGCTCTCTGTGCTTAGTAGTCTAGGGACAAATCTTGGGCAAGAACGGCTAGAGTTAGTGGTCTGCCCAGGACTAGCCCAGGCCTGCTGGGAGCTTCTGCTGGAGTAGCTAGGTTGGCCCAGGTTCGTCATCTTCACCTGGGTACAGCCAGGTTCAGTGAGGTTCATCACCTCCCAGAGACAGAGAATTCATCGACCCCTGGGCAGACAACTTCCACCCTACCTATTACCACTCCCAAGTTGTGCTCCGAAGTAAAACACACCCTTGgaacaaaagacagaaaggaagaagactCAGGTTAACTTGGAAGATGAACTGTTTCAAGTTGCGGCTACAGATCTGTAtaatagatttttgttgttgtcataaATATGTATGTGCTTTTAAATGCCTGAAAGgctaattaaataaagaaaatgttcaccTCCTGGGTTGAGGCCCAGTTTCTAGTCAGATTATATAACCCTGCGGCATGGGGAAGTCTCCAGCTCTCAGCTGCCTGAAAAAACATGCCACAGAATCAAGTGAAATGGAACCAGAATAGTTACAGTTGAAATCCACCGATCCTGTTTAAGGGACAAACCTTACCTATCAGGATGAGGTCTCTAACATAGCTGacagtttttttcccccctctctttggATATGGAGTTGGAGAAGATTGGAGACTAGTATACATTCTCAAACAAGAAATGGATTTTTGTGAAAATAGGTAAGTCACcaggtctcaaaaacaagcaaacaaacaaacaaaaaacaaacaacaaaacaaaagcccatcAAACAGAAAAACCTGAATCAAAACAAAAGGCAGACCCATACAAGCCAGATTCTGTTACgccttttacagttttttttttttttcttattttgagataCTAGCTCACATACACAATTTACAGCTACCTAGGGAAATGTTAAACTACCTTTAGGGCCCTGGCTAGATAGAAATGCACTctaaaaacacagacacaatatGTTGTTTtatctgttgcaaaaaaaaatgtatttgattaCTTGAGTAAAATTACAGTATCTCTGTTGTTAGTAAGTATTAAATGTTAAAGAAATTGAACCCCCCCTTTCAACTTTCCAAGAAAGTGCATGTAACAgtccatttttttccttccatacCTAATACAAAATAAACCAACACTATACCTGCTCTTGATCAAGAAGCATTTGCTCTTGTAAGGAACATATGTACATTTTAATGAAAGTGATATTCTTATTGTATATACAAGAGCATCTACATTTCTCCACTGAAGGTCGTTCAAGATGCTATCGTTAGCAGCATGGTGAAATTCCAGCACACGTTCTCTACTGTGAATACCCTACAAGGCAAAAATGCTACGTCTGTTTCAACTACCAAAACAacacttgtggtttttttttcctctaaagaaTTCTGCGTGCTTATTACTGTACAGAAACTTATTAACATTGAAGAGGACTCAAGTAAAAAGCACAATACAAAGAGTTTGAAACGGAAATGGTTAActccttaaaacaaaaccaacaaaaaccgcAGGTGGAAGTTTAgaaccaaaatgaaaacaaaacccaaaacaaacaaacaaacaaacaaacaacaacaacaaaaaaaaaccaccctaaGCCTTTCAAATGTTCAGCCTGTACTTAAAAGTCCTTCCCTTAAATCTGTTTGGAAAGATTAGACAATGTGTTTGCTGATAAAATTTTCCAGCAGGATCAAAGTGTACATTTATATACAGACTTTATTAGAGATCTAACGTGTCACGGAGGCATTGCATCAACACCAGATTCATATTAAACTGGATATAGAAAATAAGTTAATGCCGGATTAAGACCGCCTAGCAGGGCAACTTGTGATTGCCATAAATGTTACAGCAAGCTTAGAGCACTCTAGTCCATTAGTATTTAGTCCAAAATACAGAAGACCAAAGTTAATGCTTGCACTCTGTTTGCAAAGCAAGGTTATAGCACTAATAAATAAGCTTTCTTAGAACTCTAGAGGTTGAACAACGTACAAAAGAATGTCTTCATAATGTAGTTCATAGTCCCATGGGCCAGAAGGTAAGGGGCGGGGGCAGGAGGCAACCtcgggagaggaagaggaagcattCTGGCAGCTTTAGCTCGTGACTATCTCTTTGCTGTCCTCCACGAAGCGGGTGAAACGGAAGTTGGTTCCGTTCTCGCTGTTCGCCATTttctccaggccagccagaggagCACTGGGTTCGGCATTCCCCAGCTTTTCCACGTTCCCCGTCAGCCCGCTGATAGGTGAGCTGCTCCCGCTGCCCAGGCTTCCAGGAATTGGAGGGATGCCACCGTTCTGAATGACAGAGATCTCGTTGGCCTTCATGGCCAGCCCGTTGGACAGTGCTGCTGTATATTGGTTCCAAAAGCTGGACGGATCCCCGCTTCCTGACCTCGCCGCCAGATCCTTCTGGAACATTTCCGGGAACTTGACAGGATTGCCTCCTAGAAATGTCATGGGGCCATCCACTGAGAGGCGCCGGCCCCGGCGTGCAGGGGTGCTGTTCCACATATGAGTGCCCATGTGGACCTGTGGTGTGGgttgggggagagaagaagaagaaaaaaaagagagccgGGGGCTTAATAGCTGAATCTGTCTCAACTCATATCCCAACACTCGACAAAGCAAGTGGCCTAAATGTCTATTCTTATTACATGACAGACAGGGGAAAAGACACCAGGAACCATCCACTCCCATGGTCTAGTAATAACGTGTTTGCTCTCTGCAGTGCCGGGATGGCTCTCCTCTTCCTGGGCTAACTCGCCTTACTTACTCTTTTTTTATTACCCGTATTTAGCTTATAATGGCCTCAAGCAAGCCAGGCAGTCGCAGATAGCTCCTCTCAGAGTTAGAATTGTTATGTCCACTCTCATTGCAGTGGTAAGTATTGTATCTGACACCCTTTACCCTGTAGATGTCCTTTTCAGATGGGAAGAAAGTAGCCCTCACTGATTGCCCATTGGAGGGCCtgcacagagagaaaaaccagAAAGTAATTATTCATCCCACATCACTGGCAGCAACCTCCAGAGGAATACTCTGTCAACAGAAAAATGTACACAGGGAGAGTGCTCAACTGTTGCTCTAGAACGGGCATATTTGCTTTATTTCCAACACATATCAGTAGGAAATGTCGTGTAATCAATTATCATAATACCCATTAGCTGAGGAGTGATGTTActgtttctagaaaaataaacCAGGCTAGACTGGGGTTATGAAAAATAGCTGCATACGCCGAAGAGAGCTGTGGAGAGCTGTAATTATTAAGTGATATGGGCAGTGTGCAGGCCACACAGAGGTCTTTAATCAATACCCCATGGCAACGCCAGGCTGTCTGATTTGGTAGGTAAAGCAATTCATTTGATGCACTTAAGCTAGACAGCAGAGAGAGGCCTGCTGCTTTGCTTAGGTACCAAATTATTCAAGGCATTGGGACAGGCAGCAAGCTACAGGCTGCCCTTGTCCCTGCGGTGATCCTGACCTCATAAGGctcctccatgtctcccccctcAGCTGCATGAAGCAGGTCTCCTTTCCAGAACCTTCTCCCTGACTGCATAGCTGAGGGCTCCAGGAGCACACGCAATCATCCAGCTAGGGCGTGGGGAAGGGCTGAGgggttgtatttgtgtgtgtgtgtgtggcggggcaCAGAGCAGGTACCTTTAGATTGCCTTTTGTCGTGAATGCTCTTCCACAGATAGTGCAAGCaaagggcttctctccagtgtgagttcTCTCGTGGATCTGCAGGGCACTCGAAGAAGAGAAGGTTTTACCACAAGTGTTACAATAGTGCTGTTTGGGGGTTCTCCGGGGCAGAGCTGGGAGCAGGACCGGGGATGTTGCAGAGGATGACAGAGGCCCCTGAGGGACATGACCAGTGGGGGCGTCCTTACTGTCCTGAGGAGAAACGTGCACAAAGCCGTTGACCTCTGTTTTGATGAGAGATGACAGCGAGTTGGCGGGAATCACTGCAGAGTTCTGATTGGGGCCGAGGTTCGAACTGGGCTCAAAGAGCTGCGATGGTAGGTCTCGCATCTGATGTGTCAACATGTGCTGCTTCAAATTACCCTTCGTGGAAAAGCCACGGTTGCAAACTGTGCAAATGAACGGTCTCTCTTTGGTATGACTTCTATAGTGTATGTCCAAGGCACTCTGACAAGCAAAGGTTTTGCCACAAATGTCGCAAGCAGTGTTTTTAAACTTACCCCGGTCTCTGAAAGGGAAGAGGATTCCCAGAGAATCTTCCTTAATGATTTTCTCTGCATGACTAGAGGTCAAGTCCAAAGCACCTCCGTTCACTGGGGTGGGAGATAGACCATTGGCGAAGTCGCCTGGCCCCACTCTCTGTGGCTTTTCCTCCACGCTGGGTGACTTGTGGAACTCTTGAGTGCTGTTGGGTGGGGACAGAGCCTGCATGGAAGAGGTAGACTCTGAGATGGCTGGGCTGCCTGCACTCTGGCTCTCCATGTCGCCACCCACTGAGGATGAGTCGTTGGTCAGCACATCCCCTTCCACGGACCCATTCTCCACTGACTTCAGGCTGGCCTGCAGCTGCTCTGCCAGGCCAGCGTTGATCATCTTCATCTGATTTTCCAAAGCAGCGATGCTCGACATCTCGAGGGGCAGCGGTGAAGACGACAGGCTATCTTGGGAAGCGTCGGCTGACTTGGGTGTATCTGGGATGCTGCCCTCAGGACACTCCTCCATATTCTCATCTGAGAAGTTGTCTAAGTCGTCGAAATTCTTCTCATCAAAGGAGCCTGTGTCAGACTCCATGGACTCGGGGTAGTTGTCAGGGACCGGGGTGTTCGGGATCTGGCCCCCCATGTGCATACGGATATGCTGCTGTAGGACCACTGCGTTTGTGAACTTCTTCTGACAGATGGGGCAGGAATGCTGAACTCTGAGTGGGGGCATAGCCCGATGGACGCTGTAGTGGGTCTTGAGGTTCCCTTTCGTGGTGAAAGCCCGACCGCAGATCTTACACTTGAAGGGCCTCTCCCCAGTGTGTGTCCGGTAGTGCATTTTCAAGGCGCTCTGACAGCTGAGAACCCGGTGGCAGATGATACACTCATTGGGGTCTGTGGCCTTCTTGTCAATATTTTCTACCAGTTGCTGCAGCTTGGATgtctctgaggcctgggccgaatCTAAGAGTCCCCCAAAAGGAAACTTGGCCTTGAACTGCTCAGACATGAGGGGCAACAGAGGGTTGGTGAAGGTGGTCCCTCCTGAACCACCGTCAGCCACTGGCGAGTTCAGGGTACTGTTGCCCACTGTCGGGACGGAGCTTGCCATGTTATTCTCTTCACCCTTGCCACCAAAGGGTGGCACAGCAGACCCTTCAGCTTCCTCTGGGACCCCACTTGGGTTTCTTGTGGCCAAATCAGGGGCCCCAGAGTCACTTTTGACTGAGCCTTGAGGGCTGGCAGCAGAATGGCTAATAGGGATGGGGGCAGGCTCTTCCGTCTTGATAAAGGGTGTGAGGCTCGGGAGGGTGGGAGGCAATGGCAGGCCGACAGAAGTAGTCAGAGTGGGCAGGACTGGCTTGGTGTCTAGCCAGCTGGTGACTGGCTTCTCTGGAGGGATGGACATGCCATAGGGGATGCCGGTGCTTGTGGGGACGTTGTCCAAGTGCTCCGGTACAGGGTAGGGGTTCATCTGGATGTGGGGGTACTTCTCTTTGTGGCGCTGGAAATGGACTTTCAGGTTGCCCTTGGTAGAGAACCTGTTCCCACAGAT
Above is a window of Arvicanthis niloticus isolate mArvNil1 chromosome 18, mArvNil1.pat.X, whole genome shotgun sequence DNA encoding:
- the Sall1 gene encoding sal-like protein 1 isoform X1, which translates into the protein MSRRKQAKPQHFQSDPEVASLPRRDGDTEKCQPCRPTKSKDAHVCGRCCAEFFELSDLLLHKKSCTKNQLVLIVNENPASPPKTFPPGPSLNNPEEQMKDGANKADQEDGSNLSEHKGLDREESMEVEAPVASSSNSSSSSNGGDPLSGVTNITTPSCHSGSSTGTSAITTSLPQLGDLTTLGNFSVINSNVIIENLQSTKVAVAQFSQEARCGGASGGKLLISTLMEQLLALQQQQIHQLQLIEQIRHQILLLASQSTDLPAPSIPSQGTLRTSANPLTTLSSHLSQQLAVAAGLAQSLASQSANISGVKQLPPVQLPQSSSGTIVPPSSGTSPNMSIVTAAVPTPSSEKVASNAGASHVSSPAVSASSSPAFAISSLLSPASNPLLPQPTPANAVFPTPLPNIATTAEDLNSLSALAQQRKSKPPNVTAFEAKSTSDEAFFKHKCRFCAKVFGSDSALQIHLRSHTGERPFKCNICGNRFSTKGNLKVHFQRHKEKYPHIQMNPYPVPEHLDNVPTSTGIPYGMSIPPEKPVTSWLDTKPVLPTLTTSVGLPLPPTLPSLTPFIKTEEPAPIPISHSAASPQGSVKSDSGAPDLATRNPSGVPEEAEGSAVPPFGGKGEENNMASSVPTVGNSTLNSPVADGGSGGTTFTNPLLPLMSEQFKAKFPFGGLLDSAQASETSKLQQLVENIDKKATDPNECIICHRVLSCQSALKMHYRTHTGERPFKCKICGRAFTTKGNLKTHYSVHRAMPPLRVQHSCPICQKKFTNAVVLQQHIRMHMGGQIPNTPVPDNYPESMESDTGSFDEKNFDDLDNFSDENMEECPEGSIPDTPKSADASQDSLSSSPLPLEMSSIAALENQMKMINAGLAEQLQASLKSVENGSVEGDVLTNDSSSVGGDMESQSAGSPAISESTSSMQALSPPNSTQEFHKSPSVEEKPQRVGPGDFANGLSPTPVNGGALDLTSSHAEKIIKEDSLGILFPFRDRGKFKNTACDICGKTFACQSALDIHYRSHTKERPFICTVCNRGFSTKGNLKQHMLTHQMRDLPSQLFEPSSNLGPNQNSAVIPANSLSSLIKTEVNGFVHVSPQDSKDAPTGHVPQGPLSSSATSPVLLPALPRRTPKQHYCNTCGKTFSSSSALQIHERTHTGEKPFACTICGRAFTTKGNLKVHMGTHMWNSTPARRGRRLSVDGPMTFLGGNPVKFPEMFQKDLAARSGSGDPSSFWNQYTAALSNGLAMKANEISVIQNGGIPPIPGSLGSGSSSPISGLTGNVEKLGNAEPSAPLAGLEKMANSENGTNFRFTRFVEDSKEIVTS
- the Sall1 gene encoding sal-like protein 1 isoform X2 gives rise to the protein MSRRKQAKPQHFQSDPEVASLPRRDGDTEKCQPCRPTKSKDAHVCGRCCAEFFELSDLLLHKKSCTKNQLVLIVNENPASPPKTFPPGPSLNNPEEQMKDGANKADQEDGSNLSEHKGLDREESMEVEAPVASSSNSSSSSNGGDPLSGVTNITTPSCHSGSSTGTSAITTSLPQLGDLTTLGNFSVINSNVIIENLQSTKVAVAQFSQEARCGGASGGKLLISTLMEQLLALQQQQIHQLQLIEQIRHQILLLASQSTDLPAPSIPSQGTLRTSANPLTTLSSHLSQQLAVAAGLAQSLASQSANISGVKQLPPVQLPQSSSGTIVPPSSGTSPNMSIVTAAVPTPSSEKVASNAGASHVSSPAVSASSSPAFAISSLLSPASNPLLPQPTPANAVFPTPLPNIATTAEDLNSLSALAQQRKSKPPNVTAFEAKSTSDEAFFKHKCRFCAKVFGSDSALQIHLRSHTGERPFKCNICGNRFSTKGNLKVHFQRHKEKYPHIQMNPYPVPEHLDNVPTSTGIPYGMSIPPEKPVTSWLDTKPVLPTLTTSVGLPLPPTLPSLTPFIKTEEPAPIPISHSAASPQGSVKSDSGAPDLATRNPSGVPEEAEGSAVPPFGGKGEENNMASSVPTVGNSTLNSPVADGGSGGTTFTNPLLPLMSEQFKAKFPFGGLLDSAQASETSKLQQLVENIDKKATDPNECIICHRVLSCQSALKMHYRTHTGERPFKCKICGRAFTTKGNLKTHYSVHRAMPPLRVQHSCPICQKKFTNAVVLQQHIRMHMGGQIPNTPVPDNYPESMESDTGSFDEKNFDDLDNFSDENMEECPEGSIPDTPKSADASQDSLSSSPLPLEMSSIAALENQMKMINAGLAEQLQASLKSVENGSVEGDVLTNDSSSVGGDMESQSAGSPAISESTSSMQALSPPNSTQEFHKSPSVEEKPQRVGPGDFANGLSPTPVNGGALDLTSSHAEKIIKEDSLGILFPFRDRVCNRGFSTKGNLKQHMLTHQMRDLPSQLFEPSSNLGPNQNSAVIPANSLSSLIKTEVNGFVHVSPQDSKDAPTGHVPQGPLSSSATSPVLLPALPRRTPKQHYCNTCGKTFSSSSALQIHERTHTGEKPFACTICGRAFTTKGNLKVHMGTHMWNSTPARRGRRLSVDGPMTFLGGNPVKFPEMFQKDLAARSGSGDPSSFWNQYTAALSNGLAMKANEISVIQNGGIPPIPGSLGSGSSSPISGLTGNVEKLGNAEPSAPLAGLEKMANSENGTNFRFTRFVEDSKEIVTS